A genomic window from Phoenix dactylifera cultivar Barhee BC4 chromosome 7, palm_55x_up_171113_PBpolish2nd_filt_p, whole genome shotgun sequence includes:
- the LOC103715524 gene encoding eukaryotic initiation factor 4A-15 — protein MAGVTPEGSQFDARQYDAKMTELLSTDGQDFFTSYDEVYDSFDAMGLQENLLRGIYAYGFEKPSAIQQRGIVPFCKGLDVIQQAQSGTGKTATFCSGILQQLNYELLECQALVLAPTRELAQQIEKVMRALGDYLGVKVHACVGGTSVREDQRILSSGVHVVVGTPGRVFDMLRRQSLRPDYIRMFVLDEADEMLSRGFKDQIYDIFQLLPSKIQVGVFSATMPPEALEITRKFMNKPVRILVKRDELTLEGIKQFYVNVEREEWKLETLCDLYETLAITQSVIFVNTRRKVDWLTDKMRSRDHTVSATHGDMDQNTRDIIMREFRSGSSRVLITTDLLARGIDVQQVSLVINYDLPTQPENYLHRIGRSGRFGRKGVAINFVTRDDERMLFDIQRFYNVVIEELPSNVADLL, from the exons ATGGCAGGAGTGACACCAGAGGGATCTCAATTTGATGCTCGTCAATATGATGCCAAGATGACTGAGCT GTTGTCGACAGATGGTCAGGACTTTTTTACATCATATGATGAGGTCTATGATAGTTTCGATGCTATGGGGCTCCAAGAAAATCTTCTAAGGGGCATTTATGCTTATG GTTTTGAAAAGCCCTCTGCAATTCAGCAGAGAGGAATTGTTCCTTTCTGCAAGGGACTGGATGTCATTCAGCAGGCACAATCAGGGACAGGAAAAACTGCAACTTTCTGTTCAGGAATTTTGCAGCAGCTTAATTACGAGCTGCTTGAGTGCCAGGCCTTGGTTCTTGCCCCAACTCGAGAATTGGCACAACAAATTGAGAAGGTCATGCGAGCACTTGGTGACTACCTGGGCGTAAAAGTTCATGCCTGTGTAGGAGGAACCAGTGTGCGCGAGGATCAACGTATTCTTTCAAGTGGTGtccatgttgttgttggtaCTCCAGGTCGTGTATTCGACATGTTAAGAAGGCAGTCCCTTCGGCCTGATTATATCAGGATGTTTGTTTTGGATGAGGCAGATGAAATGCTTTCACGTGGTTTCAAGGACCAG ATCTACGACATCTTCCAGCTTCTTCCTTCTAAAATCCAGGTTGGGGTCTTCTCCGCCACAATGCCTCCTGAGGCCCTTGAGATCACCCGCAAATTCATGAACAAACCTGTGAGGATCCTTGTGAAGCGAGATGAGCTCACCCTTGAGGGTATTAAACAGTTTTATGTCAATGTTGAAAGAGAAGAGTGGAAGCTCGAGACTCTCTGTGATCTTTATGAGACTCTGGCGATCACTCAGAGTGTCATCTTTGTGAACACGCGGCGCAAGGTTGACTGGCTCACCGACAAGATGAGGAGCAGGGATCACACGGTCTCGGCTACACATGGAGACATGGATCAGAATACTAGGGACATTATAATGCGTGAATTCCGATCTGGTTCCTCCCGTGTTCTGATCACCACTGATCTCCTTGCCCGTGGTATCGATGTCCAGCAAGTTTCACTGGTCATAAATTATGACCTGCCAACCCAACCAGAGAACTATCTTCACCGAATTGGACGTAGTGGACGTTTTGGAAGGAAGGGTGTTGCGATCAACTTTGTCACTCGTGATGATGAAAGGATGTTGTTTGATATCCAGAGGTTTTACAACGTGGTGATTGAAGAGCTGCCATCTAATGTTGCAGACCTTCTCTAG